A genomic stretch from Bradyrhizobium sp. 195 includes:
- a CDS encoding ABC transporter ATP-binding protein gives MSTLLSVTDAHVAYGKVEAVRSVSLEVGDNQIVTIVGANGAGKTTLLSAIMGVLPLKGRVTFAGQDLARLDIEDRVAMGLGLVPEHRELFVTMNVEDNLELGAFRIERSKAKASMERVYTLFPRLKERRKQLAGTLSGGEQQMLAMGRALMGEPKLLMLDEPSLGLAPIIVADIFRIVTELRASGVSVLLVEQNAQAALKIADQAYVMELGEFVLSGKASDIAANERVAASYLGFQHEGESAI, from the coding sequence ATGAGCACGCTGTTGTCCGTCACCGACGCACATGTCGCCTATGGCAAGGTCGAGGCGGTGCGCTCGGTCTCGCTCGAGGTCGGCGACAACCAGATCGTCACCATCGTCGGCGCCAACGGCGCCGGCAAGACCACGCTGCTTTCCGCCATCATGGGCGTCCTGCCACTGAAGGGCCGCGTCACCTTTGCGGGGCAGGATCTCGCCCGGCTCGACATCGAGGACCGCGTCGCGATGGGGCTCGGTCTCGTCCCGGAGCACCGCGAATTGTTCGTGACCATGAATGTCGAGGACAATCTCGAGTTAGGGGCCTTTCGCATCGAGCGAAGCAAGGCGAAAGCCTCGATGGAGCGCGTCTACACGCTGTTTCCGCGGCTGAAGGAGCGCCGCAAGCAGCTCGCCGGCACGCTCTCCGGCGGCGAGCAGCAGATGCTCGCGATGGGCCGCGCGCTGATGGGCGAGCCGAAGCTCCTGATGCTGGACGAGCCGAGCCTCGGCCTCGCACCGATCATCGTCGCCGACATTTTCCGCATCGTCACCGAGCTGCGCGCCAGCGGCGTCTCCGTCCTGCTGGTCGAGCAGAACGCGCAGGCCGCGCTGAAGATCGCGGACCAGGCCTATGTCATGGAGCTCGGCGAGTTCGTGCTCAGCGGCAAGGCCAGCGACATCGCGGCGAATGAACGCGTCGCGGCCAGCTATCTCGGCTTCCAGCACGAAGGTGAGAGCGCGATTTAG
- a CDS encoding branched-chain amino acid ABC transporter ATP-binding protein/permease, producing the protein MQSRLPIIAFAALMAAIPFIPGMPPFWIVLLDNIGLAALVAMGLVLLTGVGGLTSFGQAAFVGFGAYTTAVLSTAYGLSPWLTLPLSLVVSGSLAVLLGLITVRLSGHYLPLGTLAWGLGLFYLFSKLEFLGRNDGISAIPPLSIGTFKMLSPGSIYYAIWVAVIVSALLTMNLLDSRTGRAIRALRRGHVAAEAFGVHTPRAKLLVFIHAAVLAGLSGWLYAHLQRAVNPTPFGAQAGIEYLFIAVVGGAGYVWGGVLGAAIVVVLKEVLQSYLPLILPGSGQVETIVFGIMLVALLQLAPGGLWPWLMSFLPESTRGKKPDTSLKLEQRTRSPGQSSVLLQVDKARKQFGGVVAVNNVSFDVQAREIVALIGPNGAGKSTTFNLITGVLSATSGSISVLGRKVDKAPPQEIVKLGISRTFQHVKLVPDMTVLENVAIGAHLRGHSGPIASMLRLDRADEAKLLAEAARQIERVGLTEQMHHLAGSLSLGQQRIVEIARALCVDPMLLLLDEPAAGLRHMEKQQLATLLRELRDGGMSVLLVEHDMGFVMNLADRIVVLDFGTKIAEGTPATIKTNPEVIKAYLGVAA; encoded by the coding sequence ATGCAGAGCCGGCTTCCCATCATCGCCTTCGCAGCTCTCATGGCGGCGATCCCGTTCATCCCGGGGATGCCCCCGTTCTGGATCGTGCTGCTCGACAATATCGGTCTCGCGGCCCTGGTCGCGATGGGCCTCGTGCTGCTGACCGGCGTCGGCGGCCTGACCTCGTTCGGACAGGCGGCCTTCGTCGGCTTCGGCGCCTACACCACCGCGGTGCTGTCGACGGCCTATGGCCTGTCGCCCTGGCTGACGCTGCCGCTGTCGCTCGTCGTCAGCGGTTCGCTGGCGGTGCTGCTCGGGCTGATTACCGTCCGCCTCTCCGGCCATTATCTGCCGCTCGGCACCCTCGCCTGGGGGCTCGGGCTGTTCTATCTGTTCAGCAAGCTGGAATTCCTCGGGAGAAACGACGGCATCTCGGCAATCCCGCCGCTCTCGATCGGCACGTTCAAGATGCTCTCGCCCGGCTCGATCTACTACGCGATCTGGGTCGCCGTGATCGTGTCGGCGCTGCTGACGATGAACCTGCTGGATTCCCGCACCGGCCGCGCCATCCGCGCGCTGCGCCGCGGCCATGTCGCAGCCGAAGCGTTCGGCGTGCACACGCCGCGCGCCAAATTGCTGGTGTTCATCCATGCCGCGGTCCTGGCCGGCCTCTCCGGCTGGCTCTACGCGCATCTTCAGCGCGCGGTAAACCCGACACCGTTCGGCGCCCAGGCCGGCATCGAATACCTCTTCATCGCGGTGGTCGGCGGCGCCGGCTATGTCTGGGGCGGCGTCCTGGGCGCGGCGATCGTCGTCGTCCTGAAAGAGGTGCTGCAAAGCTATTTGCCGCTGATCCTGCCCGGCTCCGGACAGGTCGAGACCATCGTGTTCGGCATCATGCTGGTGGCCCTGTTGCAGCTCGCGCCCGGCGGCCTCTGGCCGTGGCTGATGTCGTTCCTGCCGGAATCTACCCGTGGCAAGAAGCCCGACACCTCCCTGAAGCTGGAGCAGCGCACCCGCTCGCCCGGCCAGTCCAGCGTCCTGCTCCAGGTCGACAAAGCGCGAAAACAGTTTGGTGGCGTCGTCGCGGTCAACAACGTCTCCTTCGACGTCCAGGCCCGCGAGATCGTCGCGCTGATCGGCCCGAACGGCGCCGGCAAGAGCACGACCTTCAACCTGATCACCGGCGTGCTGTCCGCCACCTCAGGCTCGATCTCGGTGCTGGGCAGGAAGGTCGACAAGGCGCCGCCGCAGGAGATCGTCAAGCTCGGCATCTCCCGCACCTTCCAGCACGTCAAGCTGGTGCCTGACATGACCGTGCTGGAAAACGTCGCGATCGGCGCGCATCTGCGCGGCCATTCGGGGCCGATCGCCTCGATGCTGCGGCTCGACCGCGCCGATGAGGCAAAACTGCTCGCGGAGGCCGCCCGCCAGATCGAGCGTGTCGGCCTCACTGAGCAGATGCACCACCTCGCGGGCAGCCTATCGCTTGGCCAGCAGCGCATCGTCGAGATCGCCCGCGCGCTCTGCGTCGATCCGATGCTGCTGCTGCTCGACGAGCCGGCCGCCGGCCTGCGCCATATGGAAAAGCAGCAGCTCGCCACCCTGCTCCGTGAATTGCGCGACGGCGGCATGAGCGTGCTGCTGGTCGAGCACGACATGGGCTTCGTCATGAACCTCGCCGACCGCATCGTGGTGCTCGATTTCGGCACCAAGATCGCCGAGGGCACCCCCGCCACGATCAAGACCAACCCCGAAGTGATCAAGGCCTATCTCGGAGTGGCGGCATGA